In the Longimicrobiaceae bacterium genome, CCCTTCCACGGGCAGGTCGTGTGCGTGGAGCTGTCGGTGAGGTGCTCGCGCCGCAGCGAGTCGGCAGGGAAGTAGGCGTTGCCTTCAACGGTTTCGATGTCCTCGCTCTCGGCCAGCACCGCGCCGTTCCAGATCGCTCTCGCCATTGGCTCCTCACGTTGATTGGCTCCGCCGACTGTATACCCGTGCCCGTCTGGAAAGCTACAGGCCAGTGGGATGGTCGATGAACCGCCACTCGAGCCCGAAGCGCTGCTCCAGGTGCTGCGCCAGGGCGC is a window encoding:
- a CDS encoding DUF427 domain-containing protein, whose amino-acid sequence is MARAIWNGAVLAESEDIETVEGNAYFPADSLRREHLTDSSTHTTCPWKGVASYYNVVVDGQENRDAAWYYPEPQDAAANIHGRVAFWKGVTVEK